Proteins from one Haloarchaeobius litoreus genomic window:
- a CDS encoding type II toxin-antitoxin system RatA family toxin has translation MERVEVTTVIYAPPERVFEFLVDFPGYARYSEYLKEVRQNGDGGAGTRYQLEFAWWKLSYTAHSEVTAIEPPETIEWRILKDIDAVGQWRVEPEPESAPEGEEHACRVRFLVKYDPDSARAGDIKIPRFVSISWVIDKVKPKIRSEAKRIVERVVRDVEGRRRDVAVTIDTDSD, from the coding sequence GTGGAACGCGTCGAGGTCACCACGGTCATCTACGCCCCGCCCGAGCGCGTCTTCGAGTTCCTCGTGGACTTCCCGGGCTACGCGCGCTACTCGGAGTACCTGAAGGAGGTCCGGCAGAACGGTGACGGCGGCGCTGGGACGCGGTACCAGCTCGAGTTCGCGTGGTGGAAGCTGAGCTACACGGCCCACTCCGAGGTCACGGCCATCGAGCCGCCGGAGACCATCGAGTGGCGCATCCTGAAGGACATCGACGCCGTCGGCCAGTGGCGCGTCGAGCCCGAGCCGGAGTCGGCCCCCGAGGGCGAGGAGCACGCCTGCCGGGTCCGATTTCTGGTCAAGTACGACCCGGACTCGGCGCGCGCGGGCGACATCAAGATACCGCGGTTCGTCTCGATCTCCTGGGTCATCGACAAGGTCAAGCCGAAGATCCGTAGCGAGGCGAAGCGCATCGTCGAGCGGGTCGTCAGGGACGTCGAGGGCCGCCGTCGCGACGTCGCCGTGACCATCGACACCGACTCGGACTGA
- a CDS encoding NAD(P)/FAD-dependent oxidoreductase, translating to MDADVCIVGGGVSGLAAGIFTARADLETVVVDDEESILRRNAHLENYPGFPFGVDGRRLLERTREQARIGGCSFRDGLVTDVEDGLDDDGFTVTVDDETTFSTDRVVAASWSDASYLDGLGIDTETRGSKTFVQVDREGRTNVDGIYAAGRLADQYHQAIVCAGHGATVGRTIVHDSDVNFYHDWVAPEDYFTGRGREVPPGCEEIDDARRLERDERARDALRTYTEPLDDEPTMHPSVAADREGTEHT from the coding sequence ATGGACGCAGACGTCTGCATCGTCGGCGGCGGAGTCTCCGGACTCGCCGCCGGCATCTTCACCGCACGTGCCGACCTCGAAACCGTCGTCGTCGACGACGAGGAGTCGATACTGCGACGGAACGCGCATCTGGAGAACTACCCGGGGTTCCCGTTCGGGGTCGACGGGCGCCGCCTGCTGGAGCGGACACGCGAGCAGGCTCGCATCGGGGGTTGTTCGTTCCGCGACGGTCTGGTGACCGACGTCGAGGACGGGCTGGACGACGACGGCTTCACCGTCACCGTCGACGACGAGACGACGTTCTCGACCGACCGGGTCGTCGCCGCCTCGTGGTCGGACGCGTCGTACCTCGACGGGCTCGGCATCGACACCGAGACACGCGGCAGCAAGACGTTCGTGCAGGTCGACCGCGAGGGGCGGACGAACGTCGACGGCATCTACGCTGCGGGCCGCCTCGCCGACCAGTACCACCAGGCCATCGTCTGTGCGGGCCACGGGGCGACGGTCGGGCGGACCATCGTCCACGATTCGGACGTGAACTTCTACCACGACTGGGTGGCTCCGGAGGACTACTTCACCGGCAGAGGGCGCGAGGTGCCGCCGGGCTGCGAGGAGATCGACGATGCCCGGCGGTTGGAGCGCGACGAGCGCGCCCGCGACGCCCTCCGGACGTACACGGAGCCGCTCGACGACGAGCCGACGATGCATCCGAGCGTCGCGGCCGACCGGGAGGGCACCGAACACACATGA
- the trkA gene encoding Trk system potassium transporter TrkA — protein MYVIVIGAGEVGSNIAASLADSHEVVLVDRDGDLVDSLTYELDVLPLEGDGTSLDTLEEAGIAEADMVIACTDGDETNIVACATAKTVSDAFTIARVKRTEFLDTWSGVEGAFGVDFMVCTDLLTAQTIVRIAGLPGASDVDSFANGCVRMAEFEVTADSPIADETVADADRFESLTFAAILRNGDVTIPRGETVIEVGDQVIVIGSPESVRQFARSLTPNHDLDELNEVYIVGGSEIGFQTARLFEKRGIKPHIIEADPERARDLAEQLPGSIVFQNDATDVEFLSQEHVDEADLVVTTLESDEKNLLVSLLAKRVGAARTVTVVENGRYVDLFETVGVDVAVNPREVTAEEITRFTREEHTENIAIIESDRAEVLEIEIDAESILANRTIADAASDLPEGVVIGAVTRDGRFVMPRGDTVVEIGDHAVVFVDSSVLGDVVSRL, from the coding sequence ATGTACGTTATCGTAATCGGAGCCGGCGAGGTCGGAAGCAACATCGCGGCGAGCCTCGCGGACTCCCACGAGGTGGTCCTCGTCGACCGGGACGGGGACCTGGTCGACTCGCTCACGTACGAACTCGACGTGCTCCCGCTGGAGGGCGACGGCACCTCTCTGGACACCCTGGAGGAGGCCGGCATCGCCGAGGCGGACATGGTCATCGCCTGCACGGACGGCGACGAGACGAACATCGTCGCGTGTGCGACGGCCAAGACCGTCAGCGACGCGTTCACCATCGCCCGGGTGAAGCGCACGGAGTTCCTCGACACCTGGAGCGGAGTCGAGGGCGCATTCGGCGTCGACTTCATGGTCTGTACGGACCTGCTGACCGCACAGACCATCGTCCGCATCGCCGGCCTGCCCGGTGCGAGCGACGTGGACTCCTTCGCCAACGGCTGCGTCCGCATGGCGGAGTTCGAGGTGACGGCGGACTCGCCCATTGCGGACGAGACGGTCGCCGACGCCGACCGCTTCGAGTCGCTCACGTTCGCGGCCATCCTGCGGAACGGCGACGTGACCATCCCGCGCGGTGAGACCGTCATCGAGGTCGGCGACCAGGTCATCGTCATCGGGAGCCCCGAGAGCGTCCGGCAGTTTGCCCGGTCGCTCACCCCGAACCACGACCTCGACGAGCTGAACGAGGTCTACATCGTCGGCGGGAGCGAGATCGGCTTCCAGACCGCCCGGCTGTTCGAGAAGCGCGGCATCAAACCACACATCATCGAGGCGGACCCGGAGCGCGCCCGCGACCTCGCCGAGCAGCTCCCCGGGAGCATCGTCTTCCAGAACGACGCGACCGACGTGGAGTTCCTCTCCCAGGAGCACGTCGACGAGGCCGACCTCGTCGTCACGACGCTCGAGTCGGACGAGAAGAACCTCCTGGTCTCGCTGCTGGCAAAGCGAGTCGGCGCGGCCCGGACCGTCACGGTCGTCGAGAACGGCCGCTACGTCGACCTGTTCGAGACCGTCGGCGTCGACGTCGCCGTCAACCCCCGCGAGGTGACCGCCGAGGAGATCACCCGGTTCACCCGCGAGGAGCACACCGAGAACATCGCCATCATCGAGTCCGACCGCGCGGAGGTGCTGGAGATAGAGATCGACGCCGAGAGCATCCTCGCGAACCGGACCATCGCCGACGCAGCGTCCGACCTCCCGGAGGGCGTCGTCATCGGCGCGGTGACGCGCGACGGACGGTTCGTCATGCCGCGCGGGGACACGGTCGTCGAGATCGGCGACCACGCGGTCGTGTTCGTGGATTCGAGCGTGCTGGGCGACGTCGTGAGTCGACTATGA